From a region of the Triticum aestivum cultivar Chinese Spring chromosome 7D, IWGSC CS RefSeq v2.1, whole genome shotgun sequence genome:
- the LOC123168341 gene encoding uncharacterized protein, with the protein MDSIVIQGWTSSQVEEARSLIARLNTNKIMYNANDDKNKKHNYIVNSLHALFPSKTMQQVIDIYVDLAMEMNMIQLREGTHVTGGSPQNMLTFCEPVNGNYELPGEKNGASNIHGLYTMGDHANGNFGVREEEATIVDNNGLSFGCVMEDTGITVTGEAPLMVDNNKMVVLENNISIDQPVVAPHQWDFWTNKEHSMGDLVNENFEVQEDEDTNMDDNGFPFRCALEDTRITKTEEARMMADKNKMVLLENNTSNDRPAVAPHQRKLWTIEEHKSFLYGLEIYGRGDWKNISKHFVTTKTPVQVSSHAQKFFKRIQKKASSGTKRYSINDVRLHDNELLAANNSSVPRQALSFTGLNNDPSFRLQAPTSSLTVMNNQAQCSPSIYNQQVDQQPMWSEQQMMGSVAAVMDGIGNYVPDGQQGPAYFYLGNV; encoded by the exons ATGGATTCAATAGTCATCCAGGGGTGGACCTCATCTCAGGTAGAGGAGGCACGATCACTCATTGCCAGGCTCAACACCAACAAAATCATGTACAACGCCAATGATGACAAGAACAAGAAGCACAACTACATCGTGAATTCTCTCCATGCATTGTTCCCATCAAAAACCATGCAACAGGTAATAGATATTTATGTTGATCTCGCCATGGAAATGAATATGATCCAGTTGAGGGAGGGGACCCATGTTACTGGTGGTAGCCCACAAAACATGCTCACCTTTTGTGAACCTGTCAATGGTAACTATGAGCTACCGGGGGAGAAGAATGGTGCTAGCAACATACACGGTCTCTACACCATGGGTGACCATGCGAACGGAAACTTTGGGGTACGAGAGGAGGAGGCAACAATCGTGGACAATAATGGATTGTCCTTTGGTTGTGTAATGGAGGATACGGGGATCACAGTGACAGGTGAGGCACCGCTGATGGTAGACAACAACAAGATGGTGGTGTTGGAGAACAATATTTCCATAGATCAACCAGTTGTTGCCCCACATCAATGGGATTTTTGGACCAACAAGGAACATAG CATGGGTGACCTTGTTAATGAAAACTTCGAGGTGCAAGAGGACGAGGATACAAACATGGATGATAATGGATTTCCATTTCGTTGTGCTCTGGAGGATACAAGAATCACGAAGACGGAGGAGGCTCGGATGATGGCAGACAAGAACAAGATGGTGTTGTTGGAGAACAATACTTCCAATGATCGACCAGCTGTTGCCCCACATCAACGGAAGTTATGGACCATAGAGGAACACAA GTCGTTTCTCTATGGGCTGGAAATCTATGGTCGTGGCGACTGGAAAAACATATCCAAGCACTTCGTCACCACTAAGACCCCTGTCCAAGTTTCAAGCCATGCACAAAAGTTTTTCAAGAGAATACAAAAAAAGGCATCGTCAGGGACAAAGCGTTACAGCATCAATGATGTGAGGCTCCACGACAATGAGCTATTGGCAGCAAATAACAGTTCTGTCCCCCGGCAAGCCCTTTCTTTTACCGGCCTCAACAATGACCCAAGCTTTAGGTTGCAGGCTCCGACGAGCTCGTTAACAGTCATGAACAACCAAGCTCAGTGCTCCCCCTCCATATATAATCAACAAGTGGATCAGCAGCCAATGTGGAGTGAGCAGCAGATGATGGGTTCTGTTGCAGCTGTTATGGACGGGATAGGAAACTATGTGCCTGATGGCCAACAAGGGCCAGCTTATTTTTATCTTGGCAATGTATGA